tttgtacactaaagccaaacttgcctgttactccaagtatctcttgactttttacttttgcattccagtcccctatgaagaaaaggacatcttttttgggtgttagttctagaagctgTTTTCTTGAGATATAGAAACATATCTCAAGGAAATTTACTAAAGTGAGTAGCTTCAAATGAACAAGGAATTCTCACTGTCTAAGGGGAAGCAAATCAACTCTGCAGAGTTCCTGAGGTTTCATTCAAGGGAAGGGAAAAATGTTGGGGAGAAAACAGCAGAAGGGCAACATCTCATAATTTCCCCAATTGTTCAGTATACTACTTATAGGTATTATTCCTCCCTTTAAATTACAGTATGGAATTTGTATCCATttatttaatgtgattttaataACTAATTATGAGTCAACTATGCAATAAGATATTTATACAGTAGGGTATGAGCTCATAACACCTCATACATATTAAAATGACTTTATCTCATCATCTCGTAGTTTAAAATGCCACTTTCCTTAGCATCTTGTATTATGAAAGATAccagtttattttaatattaaactttGGAATGCACCTAAACCTGgttcatttaaaatgatttttattgatTGTATTTCAACTTATCTGTTAATTTTAATAGTAAGCCAGCTCATGGAATTTTAGTTCATCTTGAGGTCCAtagtgaatttatattttattagaaaaaatttcTAATAACTTCTaagatttcaaatattatttaactTAACAGGTAaactaattttcttaaatttctcctTACATGATAATGCCCCAGTGAAAAATTAAGGACCTCCATCAGAAACCTGGAAATCACACGTGAAAAGTTTTATTTACGTAGGGTCGCAATCACCCTGGTTTCCTGAACCATGCAACACCTTGGGATTTAAACTCTGAACTGTAGTTTAGTCCATGGTCACAAGCATGTTCTTTCCACAACTGAGAAGTATTCCTTATCGACTAAGATACCCCACATCTCCCCATCAACTTCATGAGAGCTGCCACCACCTCCTtattcctcaggctgtagataaGGGGGTTCAGCATGGGAGTGAGGATGTTGCTGAAAAGAGAGAGAGCCTGGTCCTGCTCTGGACTATGTGAGGAAGTGAAAGTCATGTAGATGAATATGTTTGGGCCGAAGAAGAGACTTACCACAGTTAGGTGGGAAGAGCAGGTGGCCAGGGCTTTTTTCCTGCCCTTGACAGAGTTCATACGCAGGACAGTGAGGAAGATGAGTGTATAGGAAGCTATGATGAGACTGAAAGGCACAACAAGCAGTACAATGCTTGTGACCACCACCACTAACTGATACACTGAAGTGTCTTCACAGGAAAGCTTAATGAGGACTGGGACCTCACAGAAGAAATGGTGGATCTCCCTTGACCCACAGATGGGAAAATGCATAGGGTAGACTGTATGGATAAATGAACCTATGGAGCCTCCAATCCAACATCCAGCAACCATGTGCAGACAGAACCTGGGGCTCATGATGGTGAGATAACGCAGCGGGATGCAGACAGCCACGTAGCGGTCATAAGCCATGAGAGTCAAGATGAGGCATTCTGACATTCCCAACATCAAGTAGAAGAAACTCTGTGTTCCACAGCCAATCCATGATATGGTCCTTTTCCCTGTGAAAAAGTTAGAGGCTGTCTTCGGAACAATGGTGGAAGTTAATGTCAAGTCAATGAGGGAGAGTTGACTGAGGAGAATGTACATGGGTGTATGGAGCCGAGAGTCCCCCCAGATCAAGACAATGAGAAGTAAGTTTCCCAGGAAAGCAAGGATGTAGATGAAAATGACCACGAAGTTGAGAACAATGGAATGCTGAAACTCAGGAAAGAGTCCCACAAGGATGAAATCAGTTACTGATGATGCATTCCCACCCACCATGCCTCTAAAAGAAATATAACAGGGCTGGGGAACAAATCAAATGCATTAGAACAATGAACACTCAGTACATGTCTTATATCAATATGTGGatctaaaattttatatctttcctcCCATTTGGACTTTCACAATATGTGCTATTAACTCATCAGAAGTATTTAACTACATTTTGTTGAGCAATTGCCTAAAAGTGTGTtaaataaagattataaaaaatgatcaaatttagttcctcttcacctcgctaagattcattttgttttcctctttctattctttattttttcctctctctttgctttttcttggaGAAACTTATCATAGCAATGGATCTACTTTCTACAAATTTGAAcctcaaaatgtatatattatttctgaTAGTCATGGACCCTGATTATTAACTCTTATAGATTTGGGCAAAAGAAATATCAACTTAATTCACTCAATTTAGTTTTGAAAATCACAAAtcaattgcttttcaaattttaatgaaatatcccGTTGATTTACTTTCTATGGTAAGTGCCATCATaaacaggcttcccaagtggcacaggtggtaaagaatctgcctgcgaatgcaggagatgcaagagacacaggttcaatccctggattgggacgattcccgggaataggaaatggcaacccattccagtaatcttgcttgggaaatcccatggacagaggagcctggcaggctatagtccatgggtacacaaagagtcagacttgactgagcaacttagcaggtATGCATACCATCATAGATGGAGTAATAGAAATTCCTAGACTTACATTATTACCTGCTAGGAAGCCATCAATATTCCCTATTTCTGACCAAATAAAGCTTATATTTTCAGTCTAGAATTTTAGATTTTCCATGACTTGGGTCCAAGAAAGCTTATAAATCTTAGATTCCAttaatttaaaacagataacccacATTCCAGTCAAACATATGTTCTCATGGTTTCTCCACAGGACTTATGTATTCACACAGCTGAACTCCTTCgcttttatttctgctcagaattATCAGTATACTGAAAGCTGATGAAGAAGAAATTTTCCTATCCACATTCCTACGGTCCCTAATAACATCAGACATATAATTATTTATCATCATAACTAAGAGACAGTGTAGCTTGGAGTCTAAGAGCATTTGTCAGAGGCTGcatacgtgctcagtcactcagtcttctgactctttgtgaccgcaaaggactgtagccctccaggctcttctgtccatgggatttttcaggaacaAATACTGGATGGCTTACCATGTCgtcctccaagtgatcttcctgacccagggatcgaacccacgtttcctgcgtctcctgccctggcagatgGATacttaccactgagacacctcaGGGTATCAAGGGCTAGGATACCCAAATTCAAGCCTAGCTGCATCATTTACTatctgtgcctcactttcctgATCTTTAAAATAAGGAAGTTAATCAAATAACATCAAGAGTGTAGTCATGAAGCTTAGATGAGTTATTATTGTATATGTTTATTATAGTTTTCCATGTATACATATTTCTCCAACATAAATCTTAAGGTTTTAAGTGCTAGGATTATGTTTTACTTATCTACTCTATCTCAATAAAATCAGCACAGTAGCTATAGAAGAATATATAGTCAATGAATATTTAACCAGAAAGTTGAACAAACCCCATGGAGTTAGTAGTAACATTTTCATGTAGAATATATGACAAATCCCTCACTGGATTGGCATTGACGATGAGATCTAAAGCTCGTTCCTTACATGTCATCTTACGGAAAAGTGGATTTCCTGCTCCTGAATAAGACAGTTGCTGTATATGGGGAAATTTCATAttctttgctgttttctctcaGAAGTGCAGTAATATAGCATAGACATCAAAATAGCTGGAAATCCTGTTCTCTATGAATGCAGCAGGAATTTCATAATTTAAACAATGCCCTCCTTTGGTTTAATGGTGATGGTTCATTTCTGAATGTGTTTATCCTGATGATTTTTGTAACAAAATGTCAGTTAATAAATACTATTATTGTTCCTTTAGTGACAACTCTGCTACAATATAAATTATGAAGGTAATCTTGTTGAAAATGATCAGGAAGCACACATTTTGCTAAAGTCATATTCATATGATTTCAGAAGAGTTACAGAATagttcttgaaatatttttaccagccacTTATTTTTCATTCTACATTTACTTAGTAATCACTATATTTTACACATTCTGTACTAGGTGTTGAAGAAGGGGCAGCAATGCATTCAGATACAGTCAATACCTTCAATACCTTCAATGAACTGTGAGCTTAGATATGAAATCATTTCTATCTACTAATCACAGAAGAGTGAAACAAGTGCTATAACTAAGTCTCCTATGGGGTGAcatgccaacgcagaagacagaGCTAATGTCTGAGTACGATGTAAGTGGATAATTAGGTAAGGTTTAATTTGAGTTCTATCtaccttgtgctgtgcttagtcgctcagtcatgtctgattcttcgtgatcctatggactgtagtccatcaggctcctctgtccttggggattctccaggcaagaatcctggagtgggctgccatgccctccttcaggggatcttcccaatccagggatcgaacccaggtctcccgcattgcaggtggattcttcaccatctgagccaccagggaagccccatatctaCCTTAGTACACAGCGACTCATGTACATTTAAAGATTGAGGCAACACAGAGTTTGTTGTGGTTAAAAACACATTGATGGCGAAAATCACATTTCCTAAGTGAGTGGGAAACAAATTAGAATTCTTACACACTTTTTTATTCAACTGTTTTGAACTATATAACTCTGAAAGCCTGAGGTTTTCTCATTCCTGAGTAACCTCATGGAATTCTTAACCGTACAGTCATATCATGCCACGTAACTTGTCCTGCCATTTACTTCAATGAGTCGAGACATCCAACTCTTTTGGTATTTTATGTTGAACTCATATGTCTACTAAAAATACTTGATTTCTCTCGCTAGAATAATAATCAAAGGACTTTCAACTTAAAGTGAGTATGAGGTATGGCAAACATTCTAACATTCAAACATTCTAAATCTCAGAAATCATCAGTATCACTGTATCAACCCTATTTGACAATTTGCTTTAGGTCTGTGCTCCTGACTTTAATTACCCAAGGTATGATATGCTTTAAGATTATGAGTGGTTAACTTTATAACAATGAGAATACAACTGGCAAAGAGGTTAATGAAGATGACCAAGTCAGTGTTTAAAAATTTTGGAgccaaaactttaagaaaaaacatccacatgtgtttaattttttacttgATACTTTTACTTCGTTTTTTATAAATTCGTATTAAATAATAACCAACTACCTGAAAACAAATTGTTGGTTGGTGTTTAGGAAGTAGAAACCTTGGATCATAATATAACCAAATAacacacagtattttttaaatagaacaaTAAACTATCCCTtagtaaatatttctgtattatttattaaacttttctcACAAAAGTGGATCAATTTTATTAGTTTAATTCAATGGAATAAGTACTTACTGAGAGTCAACTCTGgatatatttccattatttctctaaTATGGAAGATGAATCTACTTATAAAGAGGACAGTGTGATATTAACCTGTAGAATTTTATCAACCTTTTAAGACTTTTTACAATGATATGACTACTATATCATTTTAGGAACAGAGTTTGCCCTTATTGTTAGCATACTTTGAGGCCATACCTATTATGGGTTCATACAAGGCAGATGGAAATGAAATCACAACTCAGTCATCAAACAGCTTTTCTAAAGCAACAGGATTAATTCAAGAAATTATCAAGAGATTAAATCGTTTCCTGAGTTTAGGTGCATCTTTGGATATCAGTTTTGAGTCTAAATGAATAGTAATTCTCATTCTCAAATGTTTTACTTGACATCATAAATGGTACCTGCTTAGTATTATGCTGTTTGATTATATGAGTATTTATGACTCATTATTTAATTGATGTAATTCCTACAGATAGTCAAACAGAAATGTAATTCTATGTAGCTTTCCCCTAGACCTCAATCCTGGGAAGCCTAcagtcagatttttattttcctttgacaaATACAATCACCAAAGTCTGACATTTGAGGACT
The Bos indicus x Bos taurus breed Angus x Brahman F1 hybrid unplaced genomic scaffold, Bos_hybrid_MaternalHap_v2.0 tig00001207_arrow_arrow_obj, whole genome shotgun sequence DNA segment above includes these coding regions:
- the LOC113888714 gene encoding olfactory receptor 2L8-like; this encodes MVGGNASSVTDFILVGLFPEFQHSIVLNFVVIFIYILAFLGNLLLIVLIWGDSRLHTPMYILLSQLSLIDLTLTSTIVPKTASNFFTGKRTISWIGCGTQSFFYLMLGMSECLILTLMAYDRYVAVCIPLRYLTIMSPRFCLHMVAGCWIGGSIGSFIHTVYPMHFPICGSREIHHFFCEVPVLIKLSCEDTSVYQLVVVVTSIVLLVVPFSLIIASYTLIFLTVLRMNSVKGRKKALATCSSHLTVVSLFFGPNIFIYMTFTSSHSPEQDQALSLFSNILTPMLNPLIYSLRNKEVVAALMKLMGRCGVS